The genomic region CCGTTTTGCGCTGGGGCATGCTCGATTACGCGATAATCATATGGGAATATCCATTTCGAAACGAGTACGTCTCCGTGCTGCTGTGCGTTTCGGTCGATCCCAAACGCCATTCCGACTTGGATGATTGAGGTCGCCGAACTCGCGGCCCGAAGAATGATAGCTTGCGAGGCCGACCCTTGATGGAACAACGATCCCATGCGCGTCTTGACCGCTCGCACACGGTTGGGGCCAATCGTTCCCAGGTTGAAGTAGGTTCCTACACGCGCGTCGTTCCGTTCATCGAACAGAATTCCAAGCTCTCTCGCACCATTTTCAAGCTGCTCACGCTCTGTCTGCGTGGAAACGAAGATCAGAACGTCGCATTTCAAATCATCAACGGAGTTATCCGCTTTGTGCCTTCCAAACATCTGAATCAGCCCACAGATTCCTCGCCTTGTCGCTTGAAGACGATCATGTAATTCCTGATACGCGCCAACGTCCGAGCCCTGGGACTTTGTTTCCATTA from Planctomycetota bacterium harbors:
- a CDS encoding nucleoside phosphorylase; translation: METKSQGSDVGAYQELHDRLQATRRGICGLIQMFGRHKADNSVDDLKCDVLIFVSTQTEREQLENGARELGILFDERNDARVGTYFNLGTIGPNRVRAVKTRMGSLFHQGSASQAIILRAASSATSIIQVGMAFGIDRNAQQHGDVLVSKWIFPYDYRVIEHAPAQNGQPDRYIIDYQETKKFSPKQSLLNLLERERKEGKHSFTTHSGGILSGGSRIRSQLYLRELLAAITGGTSLGGYVGGEMEGVGLLSASKKAEPVWVVVKGISDFADDQQRVEVKGRRAEACLNAVRFVLAALKKADSVLTE